Below is a genomic region from Vitis riparia cultivar Riparia Gloire de Montpellier isolate 1030 chromosome 16, EGFV_Vit.rip_1.0, whole genome shotgun sequence.
accaaatttaatgaaggatgtaccaaggatCCGAAAATGAGTCACGAAGTGAGGAttgacccccaatcactttgttatgggtttctaaaagcaattatggaccatccatgttgaaatagGGGTCTCGAAATCTGtcagatcggatgtaccaaatttaatgaaggatgtaccaaattttgtgaagaatgtaccgAGGGTCCGACAATGCGTTTCGAAGTGAGGATCGACtcccaatcactttgttatgggtttcttaaagaaattatggaccatccatgttgaaatgggggtctcggaatctgtcgaatcagatgtaccaaattgaatgaatgatgtaccaagggtccaaaaatgctTTTCGAAGTGGGGATcagccccaaatcactttgttaagggtttctaaatgaaattatggaccatccatgttgaaatgggggtctcggaatctgtcagatcggatgtaccaaatttaattaaggatgtaccaaattttgtgaatgatgtaccaaattttgttaaggatgtaccaagggttccaaagtgtgatccgaagtggggatcggccccaaatcactttgttatgggtttctaaatgaaatagtggTTCATCCATGGTCAGAAGAGGGTCCCGAAATCACTaagctcggatgtaccaaatttaatgaaggatgtaccaagggtccgaaaatgaGTCATGAAGTGGGGAtcaacccccaatcactttgttatgggtttctaaatgaaattatggaccatccatgttgaaatgggggtctcggaatctgtcagatcggatgtaccaaatttaatgaaggatgtaccaaattttgttattgatgtaccaagggtccaaaaatgctttccgaagtggggatcggccccaaatcactttgttatgggttttaaatgaaatagtggctcatccatggtcagaaGGGGGTCCCGGAATCACTAGGCTTGGacgtaccaaatttaatgaagaatgtaccaagaaTCCGAAAATAAGTCACGAAGTGGGGATTAACCCCCAATCGCTTTGTTTTGGGTTTCTAAAAgcaattatggaccatccatgttgaaatgggggtctcggaatctgtcagatcggatgtaccaaatttaatgaaggacgtaccaaatttaattaataatgtaccaaattttgttaaggatgtaccaatgGTTTaaaaatgcgttccgaagtggggatcggccccaaatcactttgttatgggtttctaaaagaaattatggaccatccatattgaaatgggggtctcggaatccatcggatcggatgtaccaaatttaatgaaggatgtaccaaatttaattaaggatgtaccaaattttgttaagtaTGTACCAAGGGTCTGAAAATGTATTCTGAAGTGgagatcgacccccaatcactttcttatgggtttctataAGATATTATGGTCCATCCATATTGAAATGGGGGTCCGGGAATCGGTCGAATCTGGTGTACCAAAATTAGTAAatccgagcctagtgattcCAATACCCCCATCTGACAatggatgagccactatttcatttagaaacccataacaaagtgatttcgGGTCGATGCCTACTTCggaacacactttggaacccttggtacatccttaacaaaatttggtacatccttgacaaaatttggtacatcattcattaaatttggtacatctgagcctagtgattccgggaccttcttctgaccatggatgagccactatttcatttagaaacccataacaaagtgattggggtcgatccccacttcggaacgcattttcggacccttggtacatccttcacaaaatttggtacatcctttattaaatttgatacatccgaTCCGATGgattccgagacccccatttcatcatggatggtccataattgcttttagaaacccataacaaagtgattggggtTGATCCCCACTTCGTGACTCATTTTCGGACCCTtagtacatccttcattaaatttggtacatccgagcttagtgattccgggaccctcttctgaccatggatgagccactatttcatttagaaacccataacaagttatttggggccgatccccacttcggatcacactttggaacccttggtacatctttaacaaaatttggtacatccttcacaaaatttggtacatccgatctgaCAGATTctgagacccccatttcaacatggaaggtccataatttcatttataaacccataacaaagtgattgggggtcgatccccacttcggaacgtattttcggacccttggtacatccttcacaaaatttggtacatcgttcattaaatttggtacatccgagcctagtgattcCAGGACCCCCTCTCTGACCATGAATaagccactatttcatttaaaaaacccataacaaagtgatttggggtcgatccccacttcagaacgcatttttggacccttggtacatccttcacaaaatttggtacattcttcattaaatttggtacatccgatccgacAGATTCcaagacccccatttcaacatggatggtccataatttctttatgaaacccataagaaagtgattgggggtcgatccccactttgaaacgcattttcggacccttggtacatccttcacaaaatttggtacatccgagcctagtgattccgggacctccttctgaccatggatgagacactatttcatttagaaacccataacaaagtgattgggggtcgatccccacttcagaacgcattttcggacccttggttcatcattcacaaaatttggtacatccttcattaaatttggtacatccgatccgatGGATTCCAAGACCCCCATTTCatcatggatggtccataattgcttttagaaacccataacaaagtgattgggggtcgattcCCACTTCGTGACtcattttcggacccttggtacatccttcattaaatttggtacatccgaacTTAGTGATTCTGGGACCCTTttctgaccatggatgagccactatttcatttagaaacccataacaaagtgatttggggtcaatccccacttcggaacgcattttcgaacccttggtacatcattcacaaaatttggtacatccttcattaaatttggtacatccgagtttagtgattccgggacccccatctgagcatggatgggtcataatttcatttaatatatttaagttgtttattttaaaattaaaaaaaaatacttttattaaaacatattttattacattttaaataaaaactaaattgatttatatcaaatatttgatttgagatatgatttctaaaaatttattacaaatatgtggtggcaatttttctattaaaattaatttatttaaataattaaaattattaatcatttatctaatcaaattaattttaagttataaaatattaggacttcattatattttttgttatattgtaGCATATTCTAAGTACaactatttttgtaatatttaaaaatacaaaattttgaaattaaataaaagtaaacggataaataaaaaaaattattaatgagctaaataaaaaaaatagttaaaaaaattaagataataaaaaataaattgaaaattgaacaattaatttttttttaaatgataaatatttagaaaaaatctaTGATTTTGAATCAACAAGGAATCATTTCCAACGTTTATTTCATATGAACATCAAGGGCCAACCTTTTAAGCTATCAGTATGCCTCCATTTGCCTTACTGCCCAACCCACACCTCAACTCTAGTCATCCTAAAGGCATGCCTCTGACAGAGAGTCATGTCTTTCTTTTTCCTACTGCAAGTAGCTTAACAAAAAGAAGTTTTTCACCCACATTTATGTGTCTTCCATCAAGGTTTTGCTTTTAGGTTGACTACTGCACATAGCCTACCAATATAATGGTTTTAGCAATAGGCATGCCCCTAAAATCAAGGGTGTGCCCCTACTTTGCATACTGCATATAGAATTTCCCAACAAAGTTATCATACCCATGGGCATACCTATGCAACCAAGGGTGCACCCCTGCTTTGcctttatataatatcattaacACATAGGCATGCCTTTCAAATGGAAGGTGCGCCCTTAGATTGCCTTCTGCACATAACATACTAAACTAATGTTCGAATGCCTTCCCATGGTGTTAATGGTTCAACCTCCCTTTTACAGACACCTCACATAACACGAAACcaattttaaagatgaaaaacgaTAGGGTTGCCTATGATCTAACAGGCACAACCTTATTTTGGCTATTACTCATTTCacacaaaactaaataatatgcTTAAGGGTCATCAACCAAAAAGCAGCAGCCCCTACATGTAAAGGTTGGCCACGATTATGCCCACTAATTAACAATCTCGTTTTTTTGCCAAGGACGCCATATGAATCTATGTCACTTCAATGCCATCTTTGAACAATAATGACCAAGGTACATATTTTGCTATTACAATTACATTATCATGTAACATATCCCATAATATTGAAGAACAACATACAATCACAATATATGTACACCAAACACTTCAAATCCAATAAATTACTCATTGCTTAAAATCAAGGAAACAACAACGAAGATTACCAAACTATTTCATACTAATATAAAGTCGATCTTACATTAtgaagtttaataaaaaaaacttacagCAATGGGTTGTTACATGTCGCAATTTATGCCCAGGCTGATTACAACGAGAACAATGAACCGTTTTGTTTTACATGAATTGAGACTCGATTCAACGTTTCCTAGGTCTTCCAGGAGGTCGCTTTGTGGTTGGAGGATTAAGAAAGGGATAAGTATGACCCAAGGCATCACAAATGGTTCCATCTTCATCAACCATTAGCATGTCATGCGTTACCAAAGTACGCATGCTTCCAGAGTATATCTTCTCTTGCAAATTGTACTTATACCAGTCATCAACATAATCAGATATATCAAACCCCATTCGCCATATAGCTGCACAAGCATGATCACATGGGATTCCAGACATTTGCCATGCTTTACATGTGCAAGTTCGCTCCATTAAGTCCACTTCCAGGAATGCTTTTCCATTGGATACTTTCATCGAACTACCCAAGTGTAAATAAGTGATATAATTTTCACCTTTTCCAATGTTCAATGCAATCTTTTCTTCTGTTTTAGGACCAATACACCCATTCCATTTTACAAGTCTATTTTTATGCTCGACTAAAAGAGATCCTAACTTATCCATATGCTCGATGAAGAAAACACAAATGTTATGGTGTCGTTCATgtcttaaccaagaattgaaagactcgGCCAAATTACTTGTCATCTTATCCCAATGCATCTTCTTAAATTTAGAGATTGCCCAATGTTGAGGGTTATTTTCTTCAACCTACTTCGCTAAATCATGATTAAATGTCCTTAAAGTATCCATTGCAACCTCATAATCACAATCTAACCTAGCATAGGCAATAGAATCAAGCATTTGCAAagcattttcctttcctttcctcccTTTAGTGTTCAGTTTTTGTTAGAAAGCTACTAAAGTTTTCTTTAATGTGACGATAGCAATATGCATGGTTTTCACTACCAAATACCTCTGAAACACTACGGATAATCCCTTGGTGCCTATCAGATATTATTATAACATCTCTTTCACCTATGACCATCTTCAATTTCTCTAAAAACCAAAGCCAATCCTCGTAATTCTTAGAGCTAAATAAGCCATAAGCAAGTGGAAACATGTCATCGTCAGCATCATAggaagaagttgaaaataaagcaCCCTTGTATGGCCCACTCATGTAGGATGAATCTATTGATATAATAGGCCGACATCCCAGTTGAAACCCATGTATTGACACTGAAAGGGCAACAAACAATTGCATAAAATGACCATCATCCGAACATCTATATTCAGCAATCGTCCCTGGATTTGTTTCAATAAGCCTTGTACATAACCAAGGTAACAACTTATATGAACATTGTGGCACACCATAAATTTGTTCTTTAGCCTTCTCTTTCAAGTTCCATGCTTGACAATAATTCAATTGCATTCCGTATTGTCGACGAAAGTCTTTACATATTTGACGAGGTAAGTAATATGGATTTGAACGAATAACATCATCAATCATAGTTGTGGCTCGATTACAACAAACTACTGGTTCGGAAATTGACACATCTTCTAAAGAGTGGTTATGTTCATTTCTAAATGTATGCACTTAAACTATTTTTGTTCTCCCAATAGCACGAGCAGTTACTTTCCAAGGGCATCCTTCAACAACACATATTACAGTCATATGCTTAAGACAATTCCTCTTAAACTTATATCTAAAACGGCCTCCTACTGACATGAGATATATTGCATCCCGAAATTCATTTGCAATTGAGAAGATATGCCCACTACCCAATATTGCACTCTCAAAATGGCTTGACTCTAGTGGACCAACATGTGATTCAGCACATCTTTGATGAAATCCTCGTGATTGCATTCTAATATCAACATCTCTTGTTGAATATGGGACCGGTGAGTTAGACCCTACGATTGTTTCGTTCAAGCTGTATTATAACATCTActgaataaacataaatattacaaaataaataaatacatggaATCATTTaagattatatattttttatataacttaCCCTTGTCCTCCATTCTCAATCATTTCATCGTCTTCAACTGTTGAtgctaaacatatatatacacgtgCACATCGGTCACTAAATTGAAACATGTTTGTcaagtcttcatcatttttcaatggTTAAAGTGCATATAAATCAAACGGGAGAGTTTATGAAAATGTTGGTCCCACTATATTGATGTTCATTTTCCCACAAATccttgaaacaaaatcattatATGTCATTGATCGTTCTAAACTTAGACCATCTCGTCTCCCACCCATATATTCCACATTGCCATGTTCATCTCTTATTAGCTCTCCTCCAATGTGCAGATAACAATAAATTGTATTACTTGGATCCATTTAAATGCTACTCGATCATGTGCAGCCCCTGTTTAGAAGCATGAACCTTTAGTCAAGCTGAAACAATTAACTAATTTCTTAATAACACTGCATAAACCAACTTACTTATAACAAAACTGATTATCATGCCTATGACcatcatatattaatacatcGTTTATCTTTGAAACTTTACAAACGAGCTTCATTTACATTTCATAGTCTACAATTAATGGTGTAAATATAGACATGCATAGTGTATACTTAACATTAAGTAAtgcaattattctattttaCTTCGTAGCAATTTGCTATGTTATATAAGTTAGGAAGTGAACCTCTCAATTCATGGGCTAACTATTGTTTTGGTAACTCTTCAAGCCAAATTGTGCTAAAGCCACTCTCTTCGGGCCACCCCCTCAAACAATGGGTTGACCTTTATTTTGCCCACTGCCCAAATTTAACCACAACAATGTTACAACCAAGGGCCGACCTCTAAACAATTGGGTCAACCCTTATTTTGCCCACTGCCCAACTTAAACCACAATAATGTTTACAACCAAGGCCCGACCTCCAAAAAAATGGGTCAACCTTTATTTTGCCCACTACCCAGATTAAACCACAACAATGTTTACAACTAAGGGTCGACCTCCAAACAAATGGGTCAGCCTTTATTTTGCCTACTATTCAGATTAAACCACAACAATATTTACAACTACGGGCCTACCTCCAAACAAATGGGTCAGCCTTTAATTCACTTACTGCAACCTCTTacgaaaacaataatttcatccAAATGTCATTAACTGAATTACGGCCAACCCTTTCATCCAAGGGTAGACCCTTACTATGACCACTACacatataaacaaaacaaatttcatatttgtggtTGTGACCATCAATTTTGAACCTAAGGCTCTAATACTATTTTCCCTAATTCCCACATAAATTCATGCCCGCtttactaaatttgttttattttcttcttcaattcaacccttattcattataaattcaaaacttttattaagaaatttattcaaactttaatcacaatcatttttaaaatttatactcatttaCTCATGACTAAACATGAATTCTTTTCCCATGCATTAGATTCACCAATTAACAATTATAAAAGATCACTCAAATTACTCATTTTGGAATCCCAGATAAACAAcattaaacaacaaaacatcTCGAATCCCATATAAACAACATTAAACAACAAATTGTTTGAACATTCCTAAAAATTGTATTCCCTTCACATGCAatagtcatatttttcttctcttttccataTTCTTTCCAACAACCACATACAACACAAACACAACAattcagaaaataaaacaaaatcaatatagcTTACTACCATCTCATTTtcccatcatttatcaaattttaagccatatttcatttcaaataaaccctaaataaattaaaatataaatttaaatacaatattaatgGACATTGAACATGTAGAAATATGCAATGTAATCAAGTTTAAATCACAAAATTGCACAAATCACATAACTATGACATTATTCAAatctcaaaaaatcaaaatgacaaatcaaaatataaagttattacaaaatttaataacatatatatatatatatatatatatatatatatatatatatatatcacctgGAAAAACCCTTGCTTTAAAAGTTAAATGcaactataatatttttattcttcgtTATCTCATTCTCTCAATtgctttctttctcatttttcgATGTAAAAGCAAAATAGGAAGTACAACCAGGAGAAAAATGACTGTCACTCCTGAAATAAGAAGAAGGAAATGGGTTTTTTTGTCTACCTGGCCTTTGTTAAGGGGTTCGCACTTGGACTTTTGTTTTCAGATTGATGTTTGGTGGGAAAATGAAGATGTCGTCTTCCTTATGGTGATGgaggagaaacaaaataagagatcaAGTTTGGAGGTTCGTTTGGGGTTTATGGGTTATCGCGATTTGAGAACCTACAAGATTTTTTATGGATCCTTTCGCCTTGTGATGGGTTGTGCCTGTGAACGAATAAGAAAGAACATGAGTTTTTGGTGTTAGGGTTTGgttgaaaaaagaagaagatattttggggtaaatattgtttaaaacATCAATCCATGTGGAATGTCTAGCTGACCGATGACATGTAACTGAGCCATGTCATTGGCTTAAGTAGATAACAAGCAACTTATCCAACTAGGAGAATGTCAAACTATAGGACGGTATTTTTGGAAGGGCCCTCAATATCACTATTACAGTGTATGAAAGATggtttatttttcacaaaatccattgaatttgaaaagtaaaaagttaagtttccaaaagacaaaattttgcccttggtgtatggttacataaattCCCCTTGACAAAACAGAGAAGAAGCCATGTTGGCAACAGCTGATGGGACAGACTGTCTCTAACAAAACGCAGGTGGAATTAGTAAAAAACAACGGTCACCAAAGATAAACGGTTCCGAATTCGTCGTTTTCGAAAGGCCAACGCTATAAAAAGGCGACGTGCCTGCGTATCGAACACCATCGCTGCAACCTCATTCGCCTCTCTAGTTCTCTCTCCTCTTATTCTCTCGGTCGCGAAGAGCGATTTTGAACGAACGAACGAAGAGGAGAGAAGAAGACGAAAGAAGAAATGGCGGTGTCTAGGGTTTCATTGGTGGTGGTGGCGATCATCGCTCTGTTATACGCCGTCGTTTTGCCTTCTGCTCATGCTCAATCTTTGGCTCCTGCTCCTGCGCCCACCAGTGATGGTATATATTTGATCTCTTTCTCGTTTTGGTTTATATTCTGTTTGGTTGACGAGAAAATGCCGGAACGATACGAAgaaaaatcttcaaactttCTGCTCCCATTTGGTGGCAGAAATtggtaaagaaaataattttcacataaaataatggaaattttcattttgaaattgcTTTCGGTTTTGAGTATTTGAGTTTTGAAGATTAGTAAAGacgtattttaatatttttccaaaaagaaaaaagagccAATTTTTGTGATGATTTCATCCTCGTTTTTCCATTCTCCAGAAATAAATAGAACAGACattcaagtttttttaaaattttccaatattttctcGTTACACAAACGGACGATTAGATTCATTTTGTTTCAAGATCTGGTAATTTTCCTaatttcaagtttttatttatttattttttctgaaaTTACATTGGAATTGTGATTCTAGGAACGTTTCTTTGTgtgattttcatttaaaaaataaaaactgctAGAGCTGGTGATGATGGAGatgaatcaatattttatttgtctGTGCAGGGACGGCAATAGATCAAGGAATTGCATGTGTGTTGATGCTAGTCGCCTTGGTGCTCACATACCTCATCCACCCACTCGATGCTTGATCCTACAACATTCGGATTTTTGGATAAGATCTCGATGGGTTTTGTGAAGGGGTGAAATACATATCTTCAAATTTGGGATGCGGCAATGGTCCGTGTATGTTTCATTCATTTTCCGGAGTTCAATTTATTGGTGCTCATGgcttcacaatttttttctattctttgatTCTCTGTGGAAATGTATTTTCTGTTGTGCATTGGCAATGAAAACAGAGTGAACCTTTTCTCATTCTCTTCTCTAGCAAACCTTTTCCCTTTCATTTCTCAACAGAAACAGAAAAAACAAGAGCATATGATCTGAAACAGGATTAAACAGGCTTTGAAAGCACCAAACATCAAGATAACAGACAATCCATATCATGACTGAATTTAAAAGCTGTAAACAAGAGCCAATCATACTGAAT
It encodes:
- the LOC117933391 gene encoding uncharacterized protein LOC117933391 translates to MKVSNGKAFLEVDLMERTCTCKAWQMSGIPCDHACAAIWRMGFDISDYVDDWYKYNLQEKIYSGSMRTLVTHDMLMVDEDGTICDALGHTYPFLNPPTTKRPPGRPRKR
- the LOC117934236 gene encoding arabinogalactan protein 20-like, coding for MAVSRVSLVVVAIIALLYAVVLPSAHAQSLAPAPAPTSDGTAIDQGIACVLMLVALVLTYLIHPLDA